GAACCATCTACTTCACCTGCAACTGCTTTATTGGCGTTATCTACGGTGAAAACGTCACCACCATCAGGAGTACGTAGTATGTTTTGTTGATTTCCAGGGGTATTACCCAAGGTGACGGTGATTGTATCATTGGTTTGGGCACCAGCTTGCACAGTCACGGGTACACGGACTAGAACTGTACCACCCGGAGCAATTGATGCTGTTTCAACTGTAGAATTTGTGATGTTTATCCAATTTTGACCACCATCGATACTATATTGCAGATTATTAAGTGTGCCGTTATTGGGTAATGTACCGGAAACTGTACCAGGTCCAGTAACGGTTGCTAGGTTAGGAATGCGGAATTTTGTGGGGTCATTACCCACGTTGGTAATTACGAAATTAGCAATCAATAAGTCACCCACTTGCACAGTGGTGTTGGTTGCGCTAGTGGTAGCATCTGTAATACCCGATGCTTTAACTGTAATACCTGCTACTTCTGCGACTGTGACAATAACTGTATTGGAAGTGGCATTAATTGTGGAATTCGGATTATTTGGGTCTTCGTAGGTAGCTGTGGCGGTGTTACTGATTTGCTCACCTCCTTCTGTCCCTTCAGCAATTACAGGAGCGATTAACTGGAAGAATCCACCTGCTAGTAATGTTGTTGTTACTAAATAATTTAGTAGTTTGTTTTGGTTCTTTTTCATGACTAAGAAATAGATTTAAAACACATAGACAAATGCTTTTTTTGTTAATTAAAAGCAAGCTCATAGCTTGTATCTACAATTTACAAATATTGAAAATGTAGGGACTTAATTTAATTAATATCTACTTTTGAACGTGCTTTGAGTATAAAAAAGCAGTTGTGACAAAAGCGTGACAACTAAATTATTTATATTTAATGTGTTTTTGGAAAAATATCCGGATGTTCCGGTTTGTCTAATGTAGTTCTTTTGTTATCTAAATAGCTTCTGTATCTTTTCTTATTTCTTAAATGTTTAATTTCAATTTAATAATGTATGTTTTCTCTGTTGATTTACTGAATAGATAAATTCTCAGAATAAAGTTATCGATATGCAAATCAGTGAAAACTCTGCTATGTGGAAATGAATGATAAGAATAAACGAGATAATGTAAAGTAATTTACAAACAATAGGCATCATTTTATACTTATGTTTTTTCTATTTTGTAATTCAGTGATTTCCGCAACAACTTAAATCTGTTAGGCAAAGAGAATCCCGACAAAAATTATCGGGTATGTTTGACGGGTATTTTTACTCGTGATAGCATCAGTCCACAGTTGAGTTGTTGACGGAAAACCAGGTTATGACAGTTGCGATCGCCAATCAAGCCCAAGAAACCAATTCCGCGCTCCAAGTATTGAAGTGTAAAGAGTGTGGAGCAGAGTACGAGCTCAAAGCCAGTCACGTTTGCGAGTTGTGCTTTGGTCCATTGGAAGTTAAGTATGATTACAACGCCCTACGCCTAACCGTCACCCGTGAGAAGATTCAAGCGGGACCCAACTCCATGTGGCGCTATCGCCCCTTCCTACCCGTCGCTACAGACAACTATATAGATGTGGGAACAGGTATGACTCCCCTGGTTCGTTCCCATCGTTTAGCCCGTCGCCTGGGTCTTAATAAGCTTTATATTAAAAATGATGCGGTAAATATGCCCACCCTGAGCTTCAAGGATCGGGTGGTATCCGTAGCACTGTCACGGGCAAGGGAATTAGGTTTTACCACCGTTTCCTGTGCTAGTACCGGTAACTTAGCAAATTCTACCGCCGCGATCGCCGCCCATGCTGGTTTAGATTGTTGCGTATTCATCCCCGCCGACTTAGAAGCAGGTAAGATTCTGGGTAGCTTAATCTATAGCCCCACCCTGATGGCAGTTAAAGGTAACTATGACCAAGTTAACCGTCTGTGTTCAGAAGTCGCGAATACCCACGGCTGGGGATTTGTCAATATTAACCTGCGCCCCTACTACTCTGAAGGTTCTAAAACCCTCGGTTTTGAAGTTGCCGAACAATTAGGATGGGAACTACCTGATCAAATCGTCGCTCCCCTAGCATCCGGTTCCCTGTTCACCAAAATTTACAAAGGTTTCAACGAATTTGTCGAAGTTGGCTTGGTAGAAGGTAAAGCCGTAAAATTTAATGGCGCTCAAGCAGAGGGTTGTTCCCCCATCGCTGAAGCATTCCGGGAAGATAGAGACTTTATTAAACCTGTGAAACCCAACACAATTGCTAAATCCATTGCAATTGGTAATCCCGCAGATGGTATCTACGCGGTAGAAATTGCCAAGAAAACAGGTGGTAGCATTGAATCTGTAACCGATGCTGAGATTATCGAGGGTATGAAGTTACTCGCAGAAACTGAAGGTATCTTCACAGAAACAGCAGGTGGTACAACTGTTGCCGTGCTGAAAAAATTAGTGGAAGCTGGCAAAATCAACCCAGACGAAACCACTGTAGTTTACATCACAGGTAATGGCTTGAAAACCCAGGAAGCAATTCAAGGTTATATCGGTGAACCCCTAACCATTGAAGCCAAATTAGATAGCTTTGAAAATGCTTGGGAACGTTCTCGCACCTTAGAACGCTTGGAATGGCAACAAGTACTTGTTTAGTCCAGGAGTTATAGACTAGGGAAAGAACAAAGGTGAAAGGTGAAAGGGATTTCCCACCCCTTTCCTGAAATCTGGAATTTTTCCCTCGTTAGCAAAATATATTTTTGCTGGCGGTATAATGAATGTCTCATTCTTCATCCTTTACACTTCATCCTTTCTAGTTATGTCCGTCAAAGTTTTGGTTCCAACCGCACTACAAAAATTCACAAATAATCAAGCTACACTCGATTGTAGCGGTGCTAGTATTTCTGAACTGATAGAATCTTTAGAGCAGGTTTGTCCAGGAATTAAATCGCGTTTGTGTGATGAAGCTGGGCAACCTCGACGGTTTTTAAATTTGTATGTGAATAGTGAAGATATTCGCTTTTTGGATGGGGTAGAAACTCCCCTCAAAGATGGTGATGAGGTAAGTATTGTTCCTGCTGTTGCCGGTGGTTAAGCCTCAAAGTATTCTCAACTGTAATTATGATGATTCAGGGATGATTGGTTTCGTCCCTGATTTTTCTATATTAGTTGAGCATTAGCGCCACTTCCTTGGCAAAATAGGTGAGAATTAAATCCGCACCTGCACGCTTCATACTAGTTAATGTTTCTAAAATCACCTTTTTCTCATCAATCCAACCATTGGCAGCCGCAGCTTTAATCATGGCATACTCACCACTAACGTTATAAGCGGCGACAGGTACATTTGTTTTATCTTTGATTTGGCGAATAATATCTAAGTATGCCAGGGCTGGTTTCACCATGACAATATCAGCTCCTTCGGCAATGTCTAACTCTACCTCTTTAATTGCTTCTCTGGCGTTAGCTGCATCCATTTGATAGGTTTTTTTGTCACCAAATTTCGGTGCTGAATCCAAGGCATCGCGGAAGGGACCATAATAAGCAGAAGCGTACTTGGCAGAATATGCGAGAATTCTCACATCTATATAACCTTCGGCATCTAAAGCTTGGCGAATTGCCCCTACTCGACCATCCATCATATCAGAAGGTGCGACCATATCCGCTCCTGCCTCTGCCTGGGAAACTGCCATTTTCACCAAGACTTCCACGGTGGGATCATTGAGAATTACCCCATTTTCATCGACGATACCATCATGCCCGTGGGTAGTAAATGGGTCTAGGGCAACATCGGTAATTACGACTATTCCTGGTACCGTTTCCTTGATGGCTTTGACTGTGCGCTGCACTAAACCATCGCGATTGTAGCTTTCTGTACCTGTCTCATCTTTTTTTACTTCCGGAATTACTGGGAACAGAGCGATCGCCCCGACTCCGAGCTTATAAACTGCGGCAATTTCCGGCAACAGTAAGTCCAAAGTATAACGATAGCATCCCGGCATAGAGGCAATTTCCATCCGTTGATTTTCCCCCTCCATCACAAACATGGGATAAATCAAATCATCTACCGTCAAAATTGTTTCCCGTACCATTCTCCGCAAAGTCTCACTCCGACGAAGGCGACGGGGACGATAGGGTAGATTGGATGTTGTTTCTATTACACTTTCTTTAGTTTCTGCTGTTGAAATTTCGGTAGACATAGACTTGTGAGAATGATTTTAAAACTCACAATAATGATAATGGTTTTCAATGTACGTTTTCACAAAAATCTCTGACAGCAAAGTCTCAACTTGAAATAGTCAATCTTTATTCTGCGGCTTCTTCCTCTAGTTGACTGTCGTCTTTCTCACGTTTTAAGCTTTCCTCCAAAGCTTGAATTTGTTCCCGACGCGCTTCCAATTCCAGGGTACGGCGAGCCAAATCTTGGCTTTGTAAAGTTAGATGTTGCCGCCATTCTTCAGCACGTCCAGCTTCTTGGCTAAGGAATTCGGGAGTAATACCAGTAGTTAGATAATTATTAACAATTTCTAATACCCAGTGAGTTGCATCATCTAATTTCAGAATCTCACCCGTTGGTGACAGTTCCACCAAAACGAGGGATTTTTCAGCTAAAGTTTTACTTTTACCCAGAAGAATAAATGCTTCCTCTGGAATCGTAGCCCATATGTGTTCAGCTTCCTGACGCGCTAGTAACCGCAACTGGAATTGTTCGAGAAATTCATTTTTATGCACCTGGGCTAGATATAGCATGACTTTTGTCGAGCAAATTTCGGGAATCACAATGCATATATATTATTAACAGTAATGCTAACTGAAGCCGATACCCATCCGTATAATGACTGAGCCAAATTTTTTTTTGACTCTACCCCCCAGGGTAGTCACTAGACTTTTGGTA
The Calothrix sp. 336/3 DNA segment above includes these coding regions:
- the thrC gene encoding threonine synthase — protein: MTVAIANQAQETNSALQVLKCKECGAEYELKASHVCELCFGPLEVKYDYNALRLTVTREKIQAGPNSMWRYRPFLPVATDNYIDVGTGMTPLVRSHRLARRLGLNKLYIKNDAVNMPTLSFKDRVVSVALSRARELGFTTVSCASTGNLANSTAAIAAHAGLDCCVFIPADLEAGKILGSLIYSPTLMAVKGNYDQVNRLCSEVANTHGWGFVNINLRPYYSEGSKTLGFEVAEQLGWELPDQIVAPLASGSLFTKIYKGFNEFVEVGLVEGKAVKFNGAQAEGCSPIAEAFREDRDFIKPVKPNTIAKSIAIGNPADGIYAVEIAKKTGGSIESVTDAEIIEGMKLLAETEGIFTETAGGTTVAVLKKLVEAGKINPDETTVVYITGNGLKTQEAIQGYIGEPLTIEAKLDSFENAWERSRTLERLEWQQVLV
- a CDS encoding MoaD/ThiS family protein; amino-acid sequence: MSVKVLVPTALQKFTNNQATLDCSGASISELIESLEQVCPGIKSRLCDEAGQPRRFLNLYVNSEDIRFLDGVETPLKDGDEVSIVPAVAGG
- the hemB gene encoding porphobilinogen synthase; this encodes MSTEISTAETKESVIETTSNLPYRPRRLRRSETLRRMVRETILTVDDLIYPMFVMEGENQRMEIASMPGCYRYTLDLLLPEIAAVYKLGVGAIALFPVIPEVKKDETGTESYNRDGLVQRTVKAIKETVPGIVVITDVALDPFTTHGHDGIVDENGVILNDPTVEVLVKMAVSQAEAGADMVAPSDMMDGRVGAIRQALDAEGYIDVRILAYSAKYASAYYGPFRDALDSAPKFGDKKTYQMDAANAREAIKEVELDIAEGADIVMVKPALAYLDIIRQIKDKTNVPVAAYNVSGEYAMIKAAAANGWIDEKKVILETLTSMKRAGADLILTYFAKEVALMLN